One Bufo gargarizans isolate SCDJY-AF-19 chromosome 3, ASM1485885v1, whole genome shotgun sequence DNA segment encodes these proteins:
- the LOC122930755 gene encoding odorant receptor 131-2-like → MVNKNLEILRQSLIVLTFCSIVVYFYLMVLMLTIYFTNSSAREQARYVLFAHMLINDLVYLVTTLFLFLLFFYPVTFPVPFCYTVITVSSTTLKVTPYNLAIMCLERYIAICFPLRHGEFCTLKRTAIATGVIWTIGLIPNLGDLIILSLSVDRSFFLLHVKCFRTVLRFTAVQNAIRDFVYISTFSLVGLIILFTYIKIVMVALKVGSGKAFAAKAGKTVILHAFQLILCMTAFSYTLIEPLLKEYVSLLPIINFCFFMCLPRFLSPFIYGITDEFFRVHMKRFLLCKVQICHPN, encoded by the coding sequence ATGGTCAACAAGAACCTTGAGATCCTTAGGCAGTCCCTTATAGTTTTAACCTTTTGTAGCATTGTGGTCTACTTCTATCTCATGGTTCTAATGTTGACAATCTACTTTACCAACTCTTCTGCTCGAGAACAAGCCCGCTATGTCCTGTTTGCCCACATGCTGATCAATGACTTAGTATATCTGGTCACTACCCTTTTCCTCTTCCTACTTTTCTTCTACCCTGTAACCTTCCCGGTACCATTTTGCTACACTGTAATCACCGTGTCCTCTACGACCCTGAAGGTCACTCCATACAACCTTGCTATCATGTGCTTGGAGCGCTATATAGCTATATGTTTCCCACTAAGGCATGGAGAATTTTGCACTTTGAAAAGAACAGCTATTGCGACTGGAGTAATATGGACAATTGGCCTCATACCTAATTTGGGGGACCTCATCATCTTGAGTTTGTCTGTAGATCGTAGTTTTTTCTTACTGCATGTGAAATGTTTCCGAACGGTCTTACGCTTCACCGCAGTTCAAAACGCCATCAGAGATTTTGTCTACATTTCAACTTTTTCCCTGGTGGGTCTGATTATACTTTTCACCTACATCAAGATTGTGATGGTTGCTCTGAAGGTTGGTTCTGGAAAAGCATTTGCTGCCAAGGCTGGAAAAACAGTGATTCTCCACGCGTTTCAGTTAATATTATGTATGACTGCTTTTAGCTATACCTTAATAGAGCCTCTGCTTAAAGAATATGTTTCTTTGTTACCAATCATCAACTTCTGCTTCTTCATGTGTCTTCCGAGGTTCCTTAGTCCTTTCATATACGGAATCACTGATGAGTTTTTCCGGGTGCACATGAAAAGATTTTTGTTGTGCAAAGTCCAAATATGTCACCCAAACTGA